From Pseudomonas sp. LS1212, the proteins below share one genomic window:
- the pta gene encoding phosphate acetyltransferase, which translates to MQTFFIAPTDFGVGLTSISLGLVRTLERAGLKVGFFKPIAQPHPGDLGPERSTELVARTHGLKPPKPLGLAHVERMLGDGQLDELLEEIITLYQQAGVGKDVLIVEGMVPTRHASYAARVNLHLAKSLDAEVILVSAPENEVLTELSGRVELQAQLFGGPKDPKVLGVILNKVRTDESMEAFAARLKEHSPLLRSGDFRLLGCIPFQADLNAPRTRDVADLLGAQVLNAGDYEQRRMSKIIICARTVLNTVPLLKPGVLVVTPGDRDDIILAVSLAAMNGVPLAGLLLTSDTVPDPRIMELCRGALQAGLPVLSVSTGSYDTANRLNQLNKEIPIDDRERAEIITDFVASHLDAHWLHQRCGTPREMRLSPAVFRYQLIQRAQEANKRIVLPEGSEPLTVQAAAICQARGIARCVLLAKPEDVHAVAQAQGITLPEGLEILDPDLIRERYVEPMVALRKTKSLNAPMAEQQLEDPVVIGTMMLALDEVDGLVSGVIHSTANTIRPALQLIKTAPGCTLVSSVFFMLFPEQVLVYGDCVMNPHPSAPELAEIALQSADSAAAFGIAPRVAMISYSSGNSDSSEEVEKVREATQLAQESQRDLQIDGPLQYDAAANERVAQQLAPNSLVAGRATVFVFPDLNTGNTTHKAVQRSADCVSLGPMLQGLRKPVNDLPRGAQVDDIVYTIALTAIQANRSVEI; encoded by the coding sequence ATGCAGACATTTTTCATCGCGCCGACAGATTTTGGCGTCGGCCTGACCTCCATCAGCCTCGGGCTGGTCCGCACCCTTGAACGGGCCGGGCTGAAGGTCGGTTTCTTCAAACCCATCGCCCAGCCGCATCCGGGCGACCTGGGGCCGGAGCGCTCCACCGAACTGGTGGCCCGTACCCACGGCCTCAAGCCGCCAAAACCACTGGGGCTGGCCCATGTGGAGCGGATGCTGGGCGACGGCCAGCTGGATGAATTGCTCGAGGAAATCATCACCCTCTATCAGCAAGCCGGGGTTGGCAAGGATGTACTGATCGTCGAAGGCATGGTTCCGACCCGTCACGCCAGCTATGCGGCACGGGTCAACCTGCACCTGGCCAAGAGCCTGGACGCCGAAGTGATCCTGGTCTCGGCGCCGGAAAACGAAGTGCTCACCGAACTCTCCGGCCGTGTCGAGCTGCAGGCCCAGTTGTTCGGCGGGCCGAAAGACCCGAAAGTGCTTGGTGTGATCCTCAACAAGGTGCGCACCGACGAAAGCATGGAGGCCTTTGCCGCGCGCCTGAAAGAGCATTCGCCTCTGCTGCGCAGCGGTGATTTCCGCCTGCTCGGCTGCATCCCCTTCCAGGCCGACCTGAACGCCCCGCGTACCCGCGATGTGGCCGACCTGCTCGGCGCCCAGGTGCTCAATGCCGGCGACTACGAACAACGACGGATGTCGAAGATCATCATCTGCGCCCGCACCGTGCTCAACACCGTGCCGCTGCTCAAGCCCGGCGTATTGGTGGTGACCCCCGGCGACCGCGATGACATCATCCTCGCAGTCAGCCTGGCAGCGATGAACGGCGTGCCCCTGGCCGGCCTGCTGCTGACCAGCGACACCGTGCCCGACCCACGCATCATGGAACTGTGCCGTGGCGCGCTGCAGGCCGGCCTGCCGGTGCTCTCGGTCAGCACCGGCTCCTATGACACCGCCAACCGGTTGAACCAGCTGAACAAGGAAATCCCGATCGACGACCGCGAACGGGCCGAGATCATCACCGACTTTGTCGCCAGCCACCTGGATGCCCACTGGCTCCACCAGCGTTGCGGTACCCCACGGGAAATGCGCCTGTCGCCGGCCGTGTTCCGCTACCAGTTGATCCAGCGCGCCCAGGAAGCCAACAAACGCATTGTCCTGCCCGAAGGCAGCGAGCCCTTGACCGTGCAGGCAGCGGCCATCTGCCAGGCGCGCGGCATCGCCCGCTGCGTGCTGCTGGCCAAGCCCGAGGACGTCCACGCGGTGGCCCAGGCCCAGGGCATCACCCTGCCCGAAGGCCTGGAAATCCTCGACCCGGACCTGATCCGCGAACGCTACGTCGAACCGATGGTGGCCTTGCGCAAAACCAAGAGCCTCAACGCACCGATGGCCGAGCAACAACTGGAGGACCCGGTAGTGATCGGCACCATGATGCTGGCCCTCGACGAAGTCGACGGGCTGGTCTCGGGGGTGATCCACTCCACGGCCAATACCATTCGCCCGGCCCTGCAGCTGATCAAGACCGCCCCGGGCTGCACCCTGGTGTCGTCGGTGTTCTTCATGCTGTTCCCCGAGCAGGTGCTGGTGTATGGCGACTGCGTGATGAACCCGCACCCGAGCGCCCCGGAGCTGGCGGAAATCGCCCTGCAGAGTGCCGATTCGGCAGCCGCCTTCGGTATCGCCCCACGGGTTGCCATGATCAGCTACTCCAGCGGTAATTCGGACAGCAGCGAAGAGGTCGAGAAAGTCCGCGAAGCCACCCAGTTGGCGCAGGAATCCCAGCGTGACTTACAGATCGACGGCCCCTTGCAATACGACGCCGCCGCCAACGAACGGGTCGCCCAGCAGCTTGCGCCCAACAGCCTGGTGGCCGGTCGCGCGACCGTGTTCGTGTTCCCCGACCTGAACACCGGCAACACCACCCACAAGGCAGTCCAGCGCAGCGCCGACTGCGTCAGCCTCGGCCCGATGCTGCAAGGCCTGCGCAAACCGGTCAACGACCTGCCGCGCGGCGCCCAGGTCGACGACATCGTCTACACCATCGCCCTTACCGCCATCCAGGCCAACCGCTCTGTGGAAATCTGA
- a CDS encoding NADH:flavin oxidoreductase, which produces MPVKALFKPFHLGALELPTRVVMAPMTRSFSPGGVPNSKVIEYYRRRAAAGVGLIITEGTTVGHKAANGYPNVPRFYGEDALSGWKKVVEAVHAEGGKIVPQLWHVGSVRRIGAEPDASVPGYGPSEKLKDGQTVVHGMTHADIREVFAAFAQAARDAQAIGMDGVEIHGAHGYLIDQFFWDVSNQRTDEYGGSLANRSRFAIELIQAVRAAVGPDFPIIFRYSQWKQQDYSARLVLTPEALCEFLQPLAAAGVDIFHCSTRRFWEPEFEGSELNLAGWTRKLTGKPTITVGSVGLDGEFLQFMVATDKVAQPASLENLLERLNNEEFDLVAVGRALLVDPDWAAKVRDGNEQDILPFSRDALMSLV; this is translated from the coding sequence ATGCCGGTCAAAGCTTTGTTCAAACCGTTTCACCTGGGTGCCCTGGAGCTGCCGACGCGGGTAGTGATGGCGCCGATGACGCGTTCGTTTTCCCCAGGCGGGGTGCCTAATTCCAAAGTCATCGAGTACTACCGTCGCCGTGCAGCGGCAGGTGTAGGGCTGATCATTACCGAAGGCACCACGGTCGGCCACAAAGCGGCCAATGGTTATCCCAATGTTCCGCGTTTCTACGGTGAAGATGCCTTGTCCGGCTGGAAGAAGGTGGTCGAGGCGGTGCATGCCGAAGGCGGCAAGATCGTTCCGCAGCTGTGGCATGTGGGCAGTGTGCGCCGCATCGGCGCCGAGCCGGACGCCAGCGTGCCAGGCTACGGCCCGAGCGAGAAGCTCAAGGACGGCCAGACGGTCGTGCACGGCATGACCCACGCGGACATCCGGGAAGTCTTCGCCGCCTTCGCCCAGGCGGCCCGCGATGCTCAGGCAATCGGCATGGACGGCGTGGAAATTCACGGTGCCCACGGTTACCTGATCGACCAGTTCTTCTGGGACGTCAGCAACCAGCGCACCGACGAATACGGTGGCAGCCTGGCCAATCGCTCGCGTTTCGCCATTGAACTGATTCAGGCGGTGCGTGCCGCCGTTGGCCCGGATTTCCCGATCATTTTCCGCTACTCGCAGTGGAAGCAGCAGGACTACAGCGCCCGGCTGGTGCTGACGCCTGAAGCGCTGTGCGAGTTCCTGCAACCCTTGGCCGCAGCGGGCGTGGATATCTTCCACTGCTCGACCCGCCGCTTCTGGGAGCCGGAGTTCGAGGGCTCGGAGCTGAACCTGGCGGGCTGGACGCGCAAGCTGACCGGCAAACCGACCATCACCGTGGGCAGCGTCGGCCTGGACGGCGAGTTCCTGCAGTTCATGGTCGCTACCGACAAGGTGGCGCAACCGGCCAGCCTGGAAAACCTGCTGGAGCGCCTGAACAACGAGGAGTTCGACCTGGTAGCCGTCGGCCGTGCCTTGCTGGTCGACCCGGATTGGGCGGCCAAAGTGCGTGATGGCAACGAGCAGGACATCCTGCCCTTCAGCCGTGATGCGTTGATGTCTTTGGTTTGA
- the trxB gene encoding thioredoxin-disulfide reductase, with protein MSEVRHSRVIILGSGPAGYSAAVYAARANLKPLLITGMQAGGQLTTTTEVDNWPGDVHGLTGPALMERMREHAERFETEIVFDHINAVDLAGKPFTLTGDSGTYTCDALIIATGASARYLGLPSEETFMGKGVSACATCDGFFYRNKEVAVVGGGNTAVEEALYLANIASKVTLIHRRETFRAEKILIDKLHARVAEGKIVLKLNATLDEVLGDNMGVTGARLKNNDGSFDELKVDGVFIAIGHTPNTSLFEGQLELKDGYLVVQGGRDGNATATSVEGVFAAGDVADHVYRQAITSAGAGCMAALDVERYLDGLQNA; from the coding sequence ATGTCTGAAGTACGTCATTCGCGAGTGATCATCCTCGGTTCCGGCCCTGCCGGTTACAGCGCTGCGGTCTACGCTGCCCGTGCCAACCTCAAGCCCCTGCTGATCACCGGCATGCAGGCCGGTGGCCAATTGACCACCACCACTGAAGTCGACAACTGGCCAGGTGACGTTCATGGCCTGACCGGCCCGGCGCTGATGGAGCGGATGCGCGAGCACGCCGAGCGTTTCGAGACCGAGATCGTCTTCGACCACATCAATGCCGTGGACCTGGCTGGCAAGCCATTCACGCTCACCGGCGACAGCGGGACTTACACCTGCGACGCCCTGATCATTGCCACCGGTGCCAGCGCTCGCTACCTGGGCCTGCCGTCCGAAGAAACGTTCATGGGCAAGGGCGTTTCCGCCTGCGCGACCTGCGATGGCTTCTTCTATCGCAACAAGGAAGTGGCCGTGGTCGGTGGTGGTAACACTGCTGTCGAAGAGGCGCTGTACCTGGCCAACATCGCCAGCAAGGTGACCTTGATCCACCGTCGCGAAACGTTCCGCGCCGAGAAGATCCTGATCGACAAGCTGCACGCTCGCGTTGCCGAAGGCAAGATCGTCCTCAAGCTCAACGCCACCCTGGATGAAGTGCTGGGTGACAACATGGGCGTGACCGGTGCGCGCCTGAAGAACAACGACGGCAGCTTCGACGAGCTGAAAGTCGACGGTGTGTTCATTGCCATCGGACATACCCCGAACACTTCGTTGTTCGAAGGCCAGCTGGAATTGAAAGATGGCTACCTGGTGGTTCAGGGTGGTCGTGACGGCAATGCCACTGCTACCAGTGTTGAAGGTGTCTTTGCTGCGGGCGACGTGGCTGACCACGTGTACCGTCAGGCGATTACCTCGGCTGGTGCGGGTTGCATGGCGGCGCTGGATGTCGAGCGTTACCTGGATGGGCTGCAGAACGCTTGA
- a CDS encoding HopJ type III effector protein, giving the protein MTDLNTLRASLNSGEHAFADTLAFIAAGYDYQPQAFNNGGVENAAGQNEGSCKTLGLALLEGLSDQEALLAFGEHYRSVVATPEGSDHGNIRALIAHGLAGVKFAGEPLKRKS; this is encoded by the coding sequence GTGACTGACCTGAACACCCTGCGCGCCAGCCTGAACAGCGGCGAACACGCCTTCGCCGACACCCTGGCGTTCATTGCCGCCGGCTACGACTACCAGCCGCAAGCCTTCAACAATGGCGGTGTCGAAAACGCCGCCGGGCAGAACGAAGGTTCCTGCAAGACCCTGGGCCTGGCCCTGCTCGAAGGGTTGAGCGACCAGGAGGCGCTGTTGGCCTTTGGTGAGCATTACCGTTCGGTGGTGGCTACGCCTGAGGGGAGTGACCATGGGAATATTCGTGCATTGATTGCGCATGGTTTGGCGGGGGTGAAATTTGCGGGTGAGCCTTTGAAGCGTAAAAGTTGA
- a CDS encoding peroxiredoxin — MSILVNKQAPDFDAAAVLGDGSIVDSFKLSSLRGKYVVLFFWPLDFTFVCPSEIIAHNNRMAKFRDLGVEVVGVSIDSQFTHHAWRSTPVEKGGIGEVEFTMVADVKHEITRAYGIEHDDGVALRASFLIDQQGVVQHQVVNNLPLGREVDEMVRLVEALQFTEQHGEVCPAGWRPGQKGMKADAKGVADYLAANANSL, encoded by the coding sequence ATGAGCATTCTGGTCAACAAGCAAGCCCCTGATTTCGACGCAGCCGCAGTCCTGGGCGACGGTTCCATCGTCGACAGCTTCAAACTCTCGTCCCTGCGCGGCAAATACGTCGTGCTGTTCTTCTGGCCGCTGGACTTCACCTTTGTCTGCCCGTCGGAAATCATTGCGCACAACAACCGCATGGCTAAATTCCGCGATTTGGGTGTTGAAGTCGTGGGCGTTTCCATCGATTCGCAATTCACCCACCACGCCTGGCGCAGCACGCCGGTCGAGAAGGGCGGCATCGGCGAAGTCGAGTTCACCATGGTCGCCGACGTCAAGCACGAGATCACCCGTGCCTACGGTATCGAGCACGACGACGGCGTGGCACTGCGCGCTTCGTTCCTGATCGACCAGCAAGGCGTGGTTCAGCACCAGGTCGTGAACAACCTGCCGCTGGGTCGTGAAGTTGACGAAATGGTGCGCCTGGTCGAAGCCCTGCAGTTCACCGAACAGCATGGCGAAGTCTGCCCGGCCGGCTGGCGTCCAGGCCAGAAAGGCATGAAGGCCGATGCCAAGGGTGTTGCCGATTACCTGGCCGCAAACGCCAATAGCCTGTAA
- the cysZ gene encoding sulfate transporter CysZ has translation MQAPVLSGPQYLREGLKLVLSPGLRLFVLLPLAINLLLFVGLIYLASHQFGLWVDSLMPSLPDWLSFLSYIIWPLFVILVIFMVFFTFTMLANVIAAPFNGFLAEKVEVVVRGTDDFPAFSWGELIAMVPRTFAREMRKLGYFLPRAIALFILSFIPVLNLIAAPLWLLFGVWMMAIQYIDYPADNHKLGWNEMLAWLREKRWQSLGFGGSVYLVLLIPLVNILMMPAAVAGATLFWVRERGVEALVPTKP, from the coding sequence ATGCAAGCCCCCGTACTCTCTGGCCCGCAATACCTGCGCGAAGGCCTGAAACTGGTCCTGAGCCCTGGCCTGCGCCTGTTCGTCCTGCTACCCCTGGCCATCAACCTGCTGCTGTTCGTCGGCCTGATCTACCTGGCCAGCCATCAGTTCGGTCTCTGGGTCGATTCCCTGATGCCAAGCCTGCCGGACTGGCTGAGCTTTCTCAGCTACATCATCTGGCCGCTGTTCGTGATCCTGGTGATTTTCATGGTGTTCTTCACCTTCACCATGCTGGCCAACGTCATTGCCGCGCCCTTCAATGGCTTTCTCGCGGAAAAGGTCGAAGTGGTTGTGCGCGGCACCGATGACTTCCCGGCCTTCAGCTGGGGTGAACTGATCGCCATGGTCCCACGCACCTTTGCGCGGGAAATGCGCAAGCTCGGCTACTTTCTGCCGCGGGCCATCGCCCTGTTCATCCTGTCGTTCATCCCGGTGCTCAACCTCATTGCCGCACCGCTGTGGCTGCTGTTCGGCGTCTGGATGATGGCCATCCAATACATCGACTACCCGGCGGACAACCACAAGCTGGGCTGGAACGAGATGCTCGCCTGGCTGCGGGAAAAACGCTGGCAGAGTTTGGGCTTTGGTGGGTCGGTGTATCTGGTGCTGCTGATTCCCCTGGTCAACATCCTGATGATGCCGGCGGCAGTGGCCGGTGCGACGCTTTTTTGGGTACGTGAGCGCGGGGTCGAGGCATTGGTGCCGACAAAACCCTAG
- a CDS encoding helix-turn-helix domain-containing protein, with product MELKQAFATALKALRQKKHRTQEDFYLVSSRTYISTLERGLKSPTLDKLEDIAGVLGVHPATLVISTYMNKDDTSLDSIIQCIRADLTN from the coding sequence ATGGAGCTAAAGCAGGCGTTTGCAACCGCACTCAAGGCACTAAGGCAAAAAAAACATCGCACGCAAGAGGACTTCTATCTTGTGAGCAGCAGAACTTACATCAGCACGCTTGAGCGAGGTTTGAAAAGTCCTACGCTGGATAAATTAGAAGATATCGCCGGTGTACTCGGTGTTCATCCTGCCACCCTTGTGATCAGTACCTATATGAACAAAGACGACACCAGTTTGGATTCGATTATCCAGTGTATCCGCGCTGATTTAACTAACTGA
- a CDS encoding DUF3565 domain-containing protein, giving the protein METALLAAISMGRDLLHKNEERSSVTKPSAESERNPDRRTGAKASVLLGFHQDEDGFWVAELSCGHTQHLRHQPPWQMRQWVLDPLQRQKRIGKTFACGWCAQGLDSDTLGN; this is encoded by the coding sequence ATGGAGACAGCCTTATTGGCGGCGATCAGCATGGGGCGAGACCTTTTGCATAAGAATGAAGAACGTTCAAGTGTAACCAAGCCATCGGCCGAAAGCGAACGGAACCCGGACAGACGGACTGGTGCGAAAGCCAGTGTACTACTGGGTTTTCATCAAGACGAGGACGGTTTCTGGGTTGCCGAGCTTTCCTGCGGGCATACCCAGCATCTGCGCCACCAGCCGCCCTGGCAAATGCGCCAATGGGTACTGGACCCGCTGCAGCGGCAAAAGCGCATCGGAAAAACCTTTGCGTGCGGCTGGTGTGCTCAGGGCCTCGATAGCGATACCCTTGGCAATTGA
- a CDS encoding peptidylprolyl isomerase, whose translation MLIAANKAVSIDYTLTNDAGEVIDSSAGGAPLVYLHGAGNIIPGLEKALEGKQAGDELKVSIEPEDAYGEYLAELVSTLSRSMFEGVDELEVGMQFHASAPDGQMQIVTIRDLDGDDVTVDGNHPLAGQRLTFQVKIVDIRDASQEEVAHGHVHGEGGHHH comes from the coding sequence ATGCTGATCGCCGCCAATAAGGCTGTCTCCATCGACTATACCCTGACCAATGACGCTGGTGAGGTCATCGACAGCTCTGCCGGCGGCGCACCGCTGGTGTACCTGCATGGCGCAGGTAACATTATTCCAGGTCTGGAAAAGGCTCTGGAAGGCAAGCAGGCCGGTGACGAACTGAAAGTGTCCATCGAACCGGAAGACGCCTACGGCGAATACCTCGCCGAGCTGGTCAGCACCCTGAGCCGCAGCATGTTCGAAGGCGTCGACGAGCTGGAAGTTGGCATGCAGTTCCACGCTTCGGCGCCCGATGGCCAAATGCAGATCGTGACCATCCGTGATCTGGACGGCGACGACGTGACCGTCGACGGCAACCACCCTCTGGCCGGTCAGCGCCTGACCTTCCAGGTCAAGATCGTCGACATCCGTGACGCCAGCCAGGAAGAAGTGGCTCATGGCCATGTTCATGGCGAAGGTGGCCATCACCACTGA
- a CDS encoding glycosyltransferase family 1 protein produces the protein MTAPSLHITLITETFPPEINGVANTLGRLSEGLRQRGHRVELVRPRQNGDEMPGDENLLLCRGWALPGYPGLQWGHSSMHKLLRRWRRHRPDVLYIATEGPLGLSALRAARCLGIAVVSGFHTNFHQYSSTYGLGLLTRLLTHYLRWFHRRTQLTLVPSVSQRMELERRGFERLALLSRGVDSQLFNPARRSMALRESWGLGSDDIALLHVGRLAPEKNLGLLKRSLDALRSAYPQRRMKLIVVGDGPQRAALEQQLPDAIFCGAQRGETLAAHYASGDMFLFPSLTETFGNVVLEGLASGLAVVAYDEAAAAQHIRHGHNGALAMPGDEAAFIDAAGWLLEDSEALRRVRLNARQHASRQGWALIIEQFEEQLRNACERASVAPVARVSQSDPQRLIKPKTSTHHG, from the coding sequence ATGACAGCGCCCTCCCTGCACATCACCCTCATCACCGAAACCTTCCCACCGGAAATCAATGGCGTGGCCAATACCCTCGGTCGCTTGAGCGAGGGGCTGCGCCAGCGAGGCCATCGGGTGGAGCTGGTGCGCCCGCGCCAGAACGGCGATGAGATGCCAGGTGACGAGAACCTGCTGCTCTGTCGAGGCTGGGCGCTGCCAGGCTACCCAGGCCTGCAATGGGGGCACTCGTCGATGCACAAGTTGCTGCGACGCTGGCGTCGCCACCGCCCGGACGTGCTGTACATCGCCACGGAGGGCCCGCTGGGCTTGAGCGCCTTGCGTGCGGCCCGGTGCTTGGGAATTGCGGTGGTCAGCGGCTTCCATACCAATTTTCATCAGTATTCCAGCACCTACGGGCTGGGTTTGTTGACCCGCCTGCTCACGCATTACCTGCGCTGGTTTCACCGCCGTACCCAATTGACCCTGGTACCCAGTGTCAGCCAACGGATGGAACTGGAGCGCCGTGGCTTCGAGCGCCTGGCGTTGCTGTCGCGTGGCGTCGACAGCCAGCTGTTCAACCCGGCCAGGCGCTCGATGGCATTGCGTGAAAGCTGGGGGCTGGGCAGCGATGACATAGCCCTGCTGCATGTAGGCCGGCTGGCACCGGAGAAGAACCTGGGCCTGCTCAAGCGCAGCCTCGACGCCTTGCGCAGTGCTTATCCACAGCGACGGATGAAGTTGATCGTGGTCGGTGACGGGCCGCAGCGGGCCGCACTGGAGCAGCAGCTACCCGATGCAATCTTCTGCGGGGCACAGCGTGGCGAAACGTTGGCGGCGCACTACGCGTCAGGGGATATGTTTCTGTTCCCAAGCCTGACCGAAACCTTCGGCAACGTCGTGCTTGAAGGCCTGGCCTCGGGGTTGGCGGTGGTGGCATACGATGAAGCCGCCGCTGCGCAGCACATCCGCCATGGCCACAACGGCGCGCTGGCGATGCCCGGCGATGAAGCCGCCTTTATCGACGCGGCCGGCTGGTTGCTCGAAGACAGTGAAGCCTTGCGCAGGGTACGCCTCAATGCGCGCCAGCATGCCAGCCGCCAGGGCTGGGCCTTGATCATCGAACAGTTCGAAGAACAACTGCGCAACGCCTGCGAACGGGCAAGCGTTGCGCCGGTGGCAAGGGTCAGCCAAAGCGACCCTCAACGGCTGATCAAACCAAAGACATCAACGCATCACGGCTGA
- a CDS encoding tyrosine-type recombinase/integrase, with amino-acid sequence MNTIATCSHQPWNKGKLVGQKAPLRVRDIWAIRVRLQLAEKTRDLALFNLAIDSKLRACDLNKLRVRDIAHGEHVSSRAIVMQQKTQRPVQFEITEQTRTVLEAWMHQAHLRSEDFLFPTRLHGSDHLSTRQYARIVKAWVTAIGLDPTMYGTHTLRRTKVSLIYRRTKNLRAIQLLLGHTKLESTVRYLGIEVDDALEMAEQTEV; translated from the coding sequence ATGAACACTATTGCTACATGCAGCCATCAGCCTTGGAACAAGGGAAAGCTTGTCGGACAGAAAGCGCCGCTCCGAGTCAGGGATATCTGGGCCATCCGGGTAAGACTCCAGCTCGCGGAGAAGACACGGGATCTGGCTCTCTTTAACTTGGCTATCGACAGCAAGCTGCGTGCCTGTGACTTAAACAAGCTGCGTGTGCGAGACATAGCCCATGGGGAACATGTGTCGTCACGGGCGATCGTGATGCAGCAGAAAACTCAGCGCCCAGTGCAATTTGAAATCACTGAGCAAACCCGAACAGTTCTGGAGGCCTGGATGCATCAGGCCCACCTCCGCAGCGAGGACTTCTTGTTTCCGACTCGGTTGCACGGCTCAGATCATCTATCCACCAGGCAATACGCTCGAATAGTCAAAGCCTGGGTGACAGCCATTGGCCTTGACCCAACCATGTACGGTACTCACACGCTACGGAGAACGAAAGTATCGCTGATCTATCGCAGGACGAAGAACCTGAGAGCAATCCAACTCCTGCTTGGTCATACGAAGCTTGAAAGCACCGTCAGATACCTGGGAATCGAGGTCGATGATGCCCTGGAAATGGCTGAGCAGACGGAGGTGTAA
- a CDS encoding structural protein — MGIPRGIRNNNPGNIDYNSNNKWHGQLPYDPSVESRFAVFDTPQNGIRAMAKLLLVYQDKHGLNTVDGIISRWAPSNENATGAYIRAVKSQISQATGQSEKINLHNPQVLAIMVAAIIHHENGDMPYSSDVIYAGVNMAMT, encoded by the coding sequence ATGGGTATTCCACGTGGAATTCGAAATAATAACCCGGGAAACATAGATTACAATTCTAATAATAAATGGCATGGTCAGCTTCCCTACGATCCGTCAGTAGAGTCAAGGTTTGCGGTTTTCGATACGCCTCAGAACGGTATCAGAGCCATGGCAAAGCTCTTGCTGGTGTATCAAGATAAGCATGGGCTTAATACTGTTGATGGGATAATTTCTCGTTGGGCTCCATCCAACGAAAACGCGACAGGGGCTTACATTAGGGCTGTTAAAAGTCAAATTTCTCAGGCGACTGGCCAAAGCGAAAAAATTAACCTTCACAATCCGCAGGTTTTGGCAATCATGGTGGCAGCCATCATTCATCATGAAAATGGTGATATGCCTTATAGTAGTGATGTAATCTACGCAGGTGTAAATATGGCAATGACGTGA
- a CDS encoding glutathione peroxidase — protein sequence MSVFHDLTLKALDGQDLPLAPFKGNVVLVVNVASKCGLTPQYEALESLYQQYKGQGFSVLGLPCNQFAGQEPGTEQEIQEFCSVNYKVTFALGSKLDVNGPHRHPLYRQLAGEGAEFPGDITWNFEKFLVGKDGRVLARFSPRTAPDDSSVVQAIEKALS from the coding sequence ATGAGTGTATTTCACGACCTTACGCTTAAAGCGCTGGACGGCCAGGATCTGCCGCTGGCGCCGTTCAAAGGTAATGTCGTGCTGGTGGTCAACGTCGCCTCCAAGTGCGGGCTGACTCCCCAGTACGAAGCGCTGGAGAGTCTCTACCAGCAGTACAAAGGCCAGGGCTTCAGTGTGCTTGGCCTGCCGTGCAACCAGTTTGCCGGTCAGGAGCCGGGTACCGAGCAAGAGATTCAGGAATTTTGCAGCGTCAATTACAAGGTGACCTTTGCGCTGGGCAGCAAGCTGGACGTGAACGGTCCGCATCGCCATCCGCTGTATCGTCAGCTGGCGGGTGAAGGCGCGGAGTTCCCTGGCGACATCACCTGGAATTTCGAAAAATTCCTGGTCGGCAAGGATGGCCGGGTCCTCGCCCGTTTCTCGCCGCGTACCGCACCGGACGATTCCTCGGTGGTCCAGGCCATCGAAAAGGCCCTGAGCTGA
- a CDS encoding TetR family transcriptional regulator, producing the protein MRLTLVFSSIATQTPVTPGLIHNTYPAVAEKIRNLMGKSVRAQRDSKHQALMSEKEKSRALRAENDQLLEELARIASVNQRLLFEMAELKAVSSGKVVALAPKPGR; encoded by the coding sequence ATTCGGCTTACGTTGGTTTTCAGTTCCATTGCTACCCAAACCCCTGTTACACCGGGTCTCATCCATAATACCTACCCAGCGGTGGCAGAGAAAATTCGCAATCTCATGGGCAAGTCGGTGCGCGCCCAGCGTGATTCGAAGCACCAGGCGTTGATGAGCGAGAAGGAGAAAAGCAGGGCGCTCCGTGCGGAAAACGACCAACTCTTAGAGGAGCTAGCCCGCATTGCTTCTGTAAACCAGCGCCTGCTGTTCGAAATGGCTGAGTTGAAAGCAGTCTCCAGCGGAAAGGTTGTCGCTTTGGCCCCGAAACCCGGCAGATAG